In Oncorhynchus mykiss isolate Arlee chromosome 1, USDA_OmykA_1.1, whole genome shotgun sequence, the following proteins share a genomic window:
- the LOC110522771 gene encoding complement C1q tumor necrosis factor-related protein 4 encodes MHTLYQHMRTVEVAPCSNPWRMACLLGIFNFLGSVTPLHVAPVMTGLRSAFSATRTNSILGGTQNAVTFNKLLVNTGSDFNPDTGHFRCRIPGAYYLSFTLGKYPKKMLSVILVKNGQEVQAIAYDDYKKKGRKVQSQSVMISLRAMDTVWLMLQDSPQYALYSNAGPYITFTGYLVYPDISTTGYLNNHLSLSGQPYPNSNCPPPGDHMYGWSGSAEAPVEPRSAFSMARTSPVLGENGGGHQEKEPLTFDVEYVNIGGHFNKTSGRFTCRYPGAYYFAFTVGKHPRRAVSVKLMTGQGEVQAMVFDEDTSRRREMQSQSLLLSLHRGDNVWLYSQQDKRYAVYSNQGRYTTFSGFLVYPDVEPTTTTSQDLDRTHF; translated from the exons ATGCACACTCTGTACCAGCACATGAGAACAG TTGAGGTGGCACCATGTAGCAATCCCTGGCGCATGGCCTGTCTACTGGGCATTTTCAACTTCCTGGGGTCGGTCACACCCCTCCATGTGGCTCCCGTGATGACTGGCCTCCGCTCCGCCTTTTCAGCCACGCGGACCAATAGCATCCTGGGAGGCACTCAGAACGCTGTGACCTTCAACAAGCTCCTAGTCAACACAGGGAGTGATTTCAACCCAGACACGGGCCACTTCCGCTGCAGAATCCCTGGAGCCTATTACTTGTCCTTCACGTTGGGGAAATATCCCAAGAAGATGTTGTCTGTCATACTGGTGAAGAATGGGCAGGAGGTGCAGGCTATAGCCTATGACGATTACAAAAAGAAAGGGAGGAAGGTCCAGAGTCAAAGTGTCATGATCAGCCTGAGGGCCATGGACACAGTGTGGCTGATGCTGCAGGACAGTCCTCAGTATGCTCTATACAGCAACGCTGGACCTTACATCACCTTCACCGGTTACCTGGTGTACCCCGACATCTCCACCACCGGCTATCTCAACAACCACCTATCCCTGTCAGGGCAGCCCTACCCCAACTCCAACTGTCCCCCTCCTGGAGACCACATGTACGGCTGGAGCGGTAGTGCTGAGGCCCCTGTGGAGCCTCGCTCTGCCTTCTCCATGGCCAGGACATCCCCGGTCCTGGGGGAGAATGGTGGCGGGCACCAGGAGAAGGAGCCTCTGACCTTTGATGTGGAGTACGTCAACATTGGAGGGCACTTTAACAAGACGTCGGGCCGCTTCACCTGCCGCTACCCTGGTGCCTACTACTTTGCCTTCACTGTGGGGAAGCACCCGCGCAGGGCAGTGTCAGTCAAGCTGATGACAGGCCAAGGCGAGGTGCAGGCCATGGTGTTTGACGAGGATACGTCCAGGAGGAGGGAGATGCAGAGCCAGAGTTTGCTGCTGTCGCTCCATAGGGGGGACAACGTGTGGCTCTACAGCCAGCAGGACAAGCGCTACGCCGTCTACAGCAACCAGGGACGCTACACCACCTTCTCAGGCTTCCTGGTCTACCCAGACGTTgagcccaccaccaccaccagccagGACCTGGACAGAACTCACTTCTGA